One Oscillospiraceae bacterium genomic region harbors:
- the thyX gene encoding FAD-dependent thymidylate synthase, whose amino-acid sequence MMLVELIAHTNDPERTIAAAAKLCYSDAHIDTLLEGLTPEKTAAFLQKLSDVGHASPIEHASFTFGIEGVSRTFLAQVTRHRIGSFSVQSQRYVRLEDFRYVIPPEIEAIPEAKAQFIASMNDDAKKYLELVHTLEDAHTAKFVAQGMDEKAARAKASKQANEDARFVLPNACETKMVMTMNCRSLQNFFNLRCCNRAQWEIRAVADEMLKLVLPLAPHIFAAAGPRCLTGPCPEGRMCCGKQAEVREKYAALKKEALPNG is encoded by the coding sequence ATCATGCTGGTTGAACTGATCGCCCATACCAACGACCCCGAGCGCACCATAGCAGCCGCAGCCAAGCTCTGCTACTCTGACGCGCATATCGATACTTTGCTGGAGGGCCTGACCCCCGAGAAGACCGCCGCCTTTTTGCAGAAACTTTCCGATGTCGGCCATGCCAGCCCCATTGAGCACGCCAGCTTCACCTTCGGCATCGAGGGCGTGTCCCGCACCTTCCTGGCGCAGGTCACCCGCCACCGCATCGGCAGCTTCAGCGTGCAGAGCCAGCGCTATGTCCGGCTCGAAGATTTCCGCTATGTCATCCCGCCGGAGATCGAGGCCATCCCCGAAGCCAAGGCCCAGTTCATCGCTTCGATGAACGACGACGCAAAAAAATACCTCGAGCTCGTCCACACGCTGGAGGACGCCCACACCGCCAAGTTCGTGGCCCAGGGCATGGATGAAAAGGCCGCACGGGCCAAGGCCTCCAAGCAGGCCAACGAGGACGCCCGCTTTGTGCTGCCCAACGCCTGCGAGACCAAGATGGTCATGACGATGAACTGCCGCAGCCTGCAAAACTTCTTCAACCTGCGCTGCTGCAACCGCGCCCAGTGGGAGATCCGCGCTGTGGCCGACGAAATGCTCAAACTCGTGCTGCCGCTGGCCCCGCATATCTTTGCCGCGGCAGGCCCACGCTGCCTGACCGGCCCCTGCCCGGAGGGCCGCATGTGCTGCGGCAAACAGGCCGAAGTACGGGAAAAATATGCTGCACTCAAAAAGGAGGCACTCCCGAATGGGTAA
- a CDS encoding UvrD-helicase domain-containing protein has protein sequence MPDLTSEYLALRDQYIEARFTKLNPMQRQAVFTTEGPLLILAGAGSGKTTVLVNRIANIIRFGSAHGSKELARPVTEQDLNDLRTAVATGRDLPRETAYLAVRPARPWNVLAITFTNKAAGELKERLRAMLGATLGGDVFASTFHSACVRFLRRDAERIGFPKSFTIYDSDDQQRVIKQIYKDLMIDDKFLPVKSAVSQISSFKDKLLSAEDIASEAPRDTKAALISKIYTTYAARLKKAGAMDFDDLIYHTVKLLQNDEEARRYYQDKFKYVVVDEYQDTSIAQFNLVRLLAGGSNNVCVVGDDDQSIYKFRGATIENILNFEQVFKGAKTIRLEQNYRSTSNILNAANSVIKNNAGRKGKTLWTQNGNGEKVHHYTASNEQDEASHLADIIGEHLREGAHLRDHAVLYRMNAQSNPIETYFARAGIPYRIVGGQRFFDRKEVKDINSYLAVIVNPRDDVRLRRIINEPARKIGATTIEKIGDLAAKNGVPMLEIIGHVREYPELQRAAAPLEKFYEIYRELCDLSVTLPLDEFAGEVVKKSGYEAMLKAQKEEGQTRLENLGQLISSVKTYVDQNGEDATLAGFLEEVALISDLDSYDQDADSVTMMTIHSAKGLEFPYVFVVGMEDGVFPGDMARYNEEDMEEERRLCYVAITRAKKELYLSSSRSRLIFGQTRRNPPSTFLSEIDSDLLDETQSPELAYSGGGFGAGYGSYSTNVPGGRSGYSGASRGYLNSEYNARPRGGFGGGYSSGFASGGHESPNYSGGRHNVQSTGFGTGYGRSNNPHHATPAGAGTSTLAGTPSATPKKKEAVSYAPGDLVEHRVFGKGKVIKATPIAGDCIVEIQFDRVGVKKTMANYAPLKKLTEE, from the coding sequence ATGCCCGATCTTACCAGTGAATATCTCGCCCTGCGCGATCAATATATCGAAGCCCGCTTTACCAAACTGAACCCCATGCAGCGCCAGGCCGTCTTTACCACCGAAGGCCCACTGCTGATTTTGGCGGGTGCCGGTTCCGGCAAGACCACCGTGCTGGTCAACCGCATCGCCAACATCATCCGCTTTGGCTCGGCCCACGGCAGCAAAGAGCTGGCCCGCCCCGTCACCGAGCAGGATCTCAACGACCTGCGCACTGCCGTGGCCACCGGCCGCGACCTGCCGCGCGAAACGGCCTATCTCGCCGTGCGCCCGGCCCGCCCCTGGAACGTGCTGGCCATCACCTTTACCAACAAGGCGGCAGGGGAGTTGAAAGAACGTCTGCGCGCCATGCTGGGCGCGACCCTCGGCGGCGACGTCTTTGCGTCCACCTTCCACTCGGCCTGCGTACGTTTCCTGCGCCGGGATGCCGAGCGCATCGGCTTCCCCAAAAGCTTCACCATCTACGATTCCGATGACCAGCAGCGCGTCATCAAGCAGATCTACAAGGATCTGATGATCGACGACAAATTCCTGCCGGTTAAGTCAGCTGTCAGCCAGATCAGCTCCTTTAAAGATAAGCTGCTCTCGGCCGAGGATATTGCCTCGGAGGCCCCCCGCGACACCAAGGCGGCGCTCATCTCCAAAATCTACACCACCTACGCCGCCCGGCTGAAAAAGGCGGGCGCGATGGACTTCGACGACCTGATCTACCACACCGTCAAGCTGCTGCAAAACGATGAGGAAGCCCGCCGCTACTATCAGGATAAGTTCAAGTACGTAGTTGTGGACGAGTATCAGGACACCAGCATTGCCCAGTTTAACCTTGTGCGCCTGCTGGCGGGCGGCTCCAACAATGTCTGCGTTGTCGGTGATGACGACCAGTCCATCTACAAGTTCCGCGGCGCCACCATCGAGAACATCCTCAACTTTGAGCAGGTTTTCAAGGGGGCCAAGACCATCCGCCTGGAACAGAACTACCGTTCCACTTCCAACATCCTCAATGCCGCCAACAGCGTCATCAAAAACAACGCAGGCCGCAAGGGCAAGACTCTGTGGACCCAGAACGGCAACGGCGAAAAGGTCCACCACTACACCGCCTCCAACGAGCAGGACGAAGCCAGCCATCTGGCCGACATCATCGGCGAGCATCTGCGGGAGGGTGCCCACCTGCGGGACCACGCCGTGCTCTACCGCATGAATGCCCAGTCCAACCCCATCGAAACCTACTTCGCCCGCGCGGGCATCCCGTACCGCATCGTGGGCGGCCAGCGCTTCTTTGACCGCAAGGAAGTCAAGGACATCAACTCCTACCTGGCCGTCATCGTCAACCCGCGGGACGATGTGCGCCTGCGCCGCATCATCAATGAACCCGCCCGTAAGATCGGTGCCACCACCATAGAAAAGATCGGCGACCTGGCCGCCAAAAACGGTGTGCCCATGCTGGAGATCATCGGCCATGTGCGGGAATACCCCGAACTGCAGCGTGCCGCCGCCCCGCTGGAAAAATTCTATGAGATATACCGCGAGCTGTGCGACCTCTCGGTCACGCTGCCGCTGGATGAATTCGCCGGCGAGGTCGTGAAAAAATCCGGCTACGAGGCTATGCTGAAAGCCCAGAAAGAGGAAGGCCAGACCCGCCTTGAGAACCTGGGCCAGCTCATCAGCTCGGTCAAGACCTACGTCGACCAGAACGGCGAGGACGCGACCCTGGCAGGTTTCCTCGAGGAAGTCGCCCTGATCTCCGACCTGGACAGCTATGACCAGGACGCCGACAGCGTCACGATGATGACCATCCACTCCGCCAAGGGCCTGGAGTTCCCCTACGTCTTTGTTGTGGGTATGGAAGACGGTGTTTTTCCCGGCGACATGGCCCGCTATAATGAAGAGGACATGGAAGAGGAGCGCCGCCTTTGCTACGTGGCTATCACCCGCGCCAAAAAGGAACTGTACCTTTCCTCCTCCCGCAGCCGCCTGATCTTCGGCCAGACCCGCCGCAACCCGCCGTCCACCTTCCTGTCTGAAATCGACTCCGACCTGCTGGATGAGACCCAAAGCCCCGAGCTGGCCTACAGCGGCGGTGGGTTCGGCGCCGGTTACGGCAGTTACAGCACCAACGTGCCCGGCGGGCGCAGCGGCTACTCCGGCGCATCCCGCGGCTACCTCAACAGCGAGTATAACGCCCGCCCCCGCGGCGGTTTTGGCGGCGGTTACAGCAGCGGCTTTGCCAGCGGCGGACACGAAAGCCCCAACTATTCCGGCGGCCGCCACAATGTGCAATCCACCGGCTTTGGCACCGGCTATGGTCGCAGCAATAACCCCCACCACGCCACCCCGGCGGGGGCTGGCACCTCCACGCTGGCAGGCACGCCGTCCGCCACGCCCAAAAAGAAAGAGGCCGTCAGCTACGCCCCCGGTGACCTTGTTGAGCACCGCGTGTTTGGCAAGGGCAAGGTCATCAAGGCTACCCCCATCGCAGGCGACTGCATCGTTGAGATCCAGTTCGACCGCGTGGGTGTAAAAAAGACGATGGCCAACTACGCTCCGCTGAAAAAACTGACCGAGGAATAA
- a CDS encoding rod shape-determining protein has translation MKQYDIGIDLGTTSIIIATEEQGVVFRQPTIGAVDTRTNTIIAVGDEALQMVGRAPAYIDLVRPLRDGVIQDHRMTNELIVRFVNEVCRSRIFKPRIAVCVPAQITGVEADAVVESVMGAGAKQVFLVDEPVAAALGAGLQIREPHGCMVVDIGGGSTDIAVISMGGRVKAASVPVAGNAFDRCIAQYVQEKFQIAIGPLTAEALKKQVACCTKSEFEGVMEVRGHSWETNLPARHVIYTRDLYEPVQELASRIAAAARAVLESTPPELAADVSSSGVLLTGGGSLLRGLASYIAGELHVDVAIAPDPLNCVARGTAISLSEGCYLTAGFRDATPKAWHKRLQNNHDPFAGE, from the coding sequence ATGAAGCAATATGACATCGGTATTGATTTGGGAACTACTTCCATTATCATAGCTACCGAAGAACAGGGCGTCGTCTTCCGCCAGCCGACCATCGGCGCGGTGGATACCCGCACCAATACCATCATTGCGGTGGGGGACGAAGCCCTGCAGATGGTGGGCCGTGCGCCCGCCTACATCGACCTTGTGCGCCCCCTGCGGGACGGCGTCATCCAGGACCATCGCATGACCAATGAGCTCATCGTCCGCTTTGTCAACGAGGTCTGCCGTTCCCGCATCTTCAAACCCCGCATCGCGGTCTGCGTGCCCGCGCAGATTACCGGCGTCGAGGCTGACGCCGTGGTCGAGTCGGTCATGGGGGCCGGGGCCAAGCAGGTCTTTCTGGTGGACGAGCCGGTAGCCGCTGCCCTGGGGGCCGGTTTGCAGATTCGCGAACCCCACGGCTGCATGGTCGTGGACATCGGCGGCGGCTCCACCGACATTGCCGTCATCAGCATGGGTGGCCGTGTAAAAGCCGCCAGCGTGCCGGTGGCAGGCAACGCCTTTGACCGCTGCATTGCCCAGTATGTGCAGGAAAAATTCCAGATCGCCATCGGTCCGCTGACGGCAGAAGCCCTGAAAAAGCAGGTGGCCTGCTGCACCAAAAGCGAGTTTGAGGGCGTGATGGAAGTGCGCGGCCACTCCTGGGAGACGAACTTGCCCGCCCGCCACGTCATCTACACCCGCGACCTGTACGAGCCGGTGCAGGAGCTTGCCTCCCGCATTGCCGCCGCGGCCCGCGCCGTGCTGGAAAGCACCCCGCCGGAACTGGCGGCGGACGTCTCCTCGTCGGGCGTGCTGCTCACCGGCGGCGGTTCGCTGCTGCGGGGTTTAGCCAGCTATATCGCTGGGGAACTGCATGTGGATGTGGCCATCGCCCCAGACCCGCTCAACTGCGTAGCCCGCGGTACGGCCATCAGTTTGAGCGAGGGCTGCTACCTTACCGCCGGATTCCGCGATGCCACCCCCAAAGCCTGGCACAAGCGCCTGCAAAATAACCACGACCCCTTTGCCGGGGAATGA
- a CDS encoding phosphoribosyltransferase family protein, with the protein MNHPDWRLLAEKAALYLYPRRCPFCGAVLGCDAVQGTVCPACFEAADKRLVHLPPRLPETEHAFYALNSAVAAYYYSGEVRHAILACKRGGELWRARELADRMAVLIWGAMPSHTPGRRPAALAPVGMPRYHYIVPVPPREPLPGTAGMPLLLARRLGILMQTPVLAPLYSTKPLQPQKELTRAERLANKKDAYACRPGTDLSGKRVLLVDDIITTGATVSACALALQQAGAYEITAAAVAATEELPKSLQKSTEKRK; encoded by the coding sequence ATGAACCACCCGGATTGGAGGCTGCTGGCCGAAAAGGCCGCGCTGTATCTCTACCCGCGCCGCTGCCCGTTCTGCGGTGCAGTGCTGGGCTGCGATGCTGTGCAGGGCACGGTCTGCCCGGCCTGCTTTGAGGCTGCCGACAAACGCCTTGTGCATCTGCCGCCCCGCCTGCCGGAGACCGAACATGCCTTTTACGCCCTGAACAGCGCCGTCGCAGCCTACTATTACAGCGGCGAGGTCCGCCATGCGATTTTGGCCTGCAAGCGCGGCGGGGAACTGTGGCGTGCCCGGGAGTTGGCCGACCGCATGGCCGTACTGATCTGGGGCGCCATGCCGTCCCACACACCGGGCCGCCGCCCGGCAGCTCTGGCTCCGGTGGGAATGCCCCGTTACCACTACATTGTGCCGGTCCCGCCGCGGGAGCCGCTGCCCGGCACCGCCGGTATGCCGCTTTTGCTGGCCCGGCGGCTGGGCATACTAATGCAGACCCCGGTGCTTGCGCCGCTGTACAGTACAAAGCCTTTACAGCCTCAAAAGGAGCTGACCCGCGCGGAGCGCCTGGCCAACAAAAAGGATGCCTACGCCTGCCGCCCCGGCACCGACCTGAGCGGCAAGCGGGTGCTGCTGGTGGACGACATCATCACCACCGGCGCAACGGTCTCGGCCTGTGCGCTGGCCTTACAGCAGGCCGGAGCCTACGAAATCACCGCAGCCGCCGTGGCTGCCACCGAAGAACTGCCGAAATCCCTGCAGAAATCTACGGAGAAACGCAAATGA